One window of Brevibacillus choshinensis genomic DNA carries:
- a CDS encoding amidohydrolase family protein, producing MDVKADLIIAHAFVLTMEGKGVGMVENGAVAVKGDRILDVGGTDEILATYQADRVIDGAGKLVMPGLIDAHIHSGISIFRGMAQDMSHWMQKGLWPFKKNTTEEESLAGSLVTIIEGIKAGTTTFCDYDYGMNRIVQHYAKVGARARVAETVNELPDDIGKNPVGELYPFDPALGQRKLTDNIRLFEEWHGQANGRITCLFGPQGPDMMSTELLLEVRALAEKYDTRIHMHVAQGDREIDQMVKRYGKRSIPYLDELGYLDSRLMAVHLTEATTEETQLVAKRGASMIYCAGSIGIIDGLVPPILDFLEAGGQAALGSDQAPGNNCNNMFNEMKFAAILNKVKRSDPRVFPAWLSLRLATIESAKAIGLEHEIGSLKKGKKADLIVLNLHDPGLCPVYTNPIRNIVPNLVYSARGSEVETVIIDGQIIMEDRKLLTVDEKAAIRGAQEAADRISQRSHDDIVAAHSDVYQMIEDGYL from the coding sequence ATGGATGTGAAAGCGGATTTGATCATCGCTCATGCCTTTGTTCTGACGATGGAAGGCAAAGGCGTCGGGATGGTGGAAAACGGTGCGGTAGCTGTAAAAGGAGACAGGATCCTAGACGTCGGAGGCACGGATGAGATTCTCGCGACTTATCAAGCGGACCGCGTCATAGATGGAGCTGGCAAGCTGGTGATGCCTGGCCTGATCGACGCCCACATTCATAGTGGCATCTCGATTTTCAGGGGCATGGCCCAGGATATGTCGCACTGGATGCAAAAAGGCTTGTGGCCGTTTAAGAAGAATACGACGGAAGAGGAGTCTTTAGCAGGGTCACTGGTGACGATCATCGAGGGGATCAAGGCAGGGACGACGACCTTTTGCGATTACGATTACGGGATGAATCGGATTGTCCAGCACTATGCCAAAGTAGGGGCGCGTGCGAGAGTGGCAGAGACCGTCAATGAACTGCCCGATGACATCGGGAAAAATCCGGTGGGAGAGCTGTATCCGTTTGATCCGGCGCTCGGACAACGAAAGCTTACGGACAACATCAGGCTTTTCGAGGAATGGCACGGACAAGCAAACGGACGAATTACTTGCCTGTTTGGACCACAGGGACCGGATATGATGAGTACCGAGCTACTGCTGGAGGTCCGAGCGCTGGCTGAAAAATACGACACCCGAATACATATGCATGTCGCGCAGGGGGACCGGGAGATCGATCAGATGGTGAAGCGGTACGGCAAACGCTCGATTCCGTATCTCGATGAGCTGGGGTATCTGGATTCTCGACTGATGGCCGTTCACTTGACGGAGGCGACTACAGAAGAAACGCAACTCGTGGCGAAACGAGGGGCGTCCATGATCTACTGTGCGGGCAGCATCGGAATCATAGATGGCTTGGTTCCACCTATCTTGGACTTTCTGGAAGCGGGAGGTCAGGCGGCTCTCGGGTCGGATCAAGCACCGGGCAACAACTGCAACAACATGTTTAATGAAATGAAGTTTGCCGCTATTTTAAACAAAGTCAAACGTTCCGATCCGCGCGTGTTCCCGGCCTGGCTCTCCCTGAGGCTGGCGACGATCGAGTCGGCAAAAGCGATCGGTCTGGAGCATGAAATCGGCAGCCTGAAAAAAGGGAAGAAGGCGGATTTGATCGTTCTCAATTTGCACGACCCGGGTCTATGCCCGGTCTATACGAATCCCATCCGCAACATCGTGCCCAATCTGGTGTATTCGGCACGAGGGAGTGAGGTCGAGACCGTCATCATCGACGGCCAGATCATTATGGAAGACCGCAAGCTGCTTACAGTAGATGAAAAAGCAGCAATTCGCGGGGCGCAGGAGGCAGCAGATCGAATCAGCCAGCGTTCGCATGATGATATTGTGGCAGCGCACAGCGATGTTTATCAAATGATAGAGGACGGATATTTATGA
- a CDS encoding amino acid ABC transporter ATP-binding protein yields MIQINQVNKSYGSVHVLKDIQLEVPQSHVYALIGPSGAGKSTLIRSINALESIQGGEIIVDGISVHDKKTNINLLRSDIGFVFQSFNLYPHLTAMENVAIAPIQVKSVPKVQAEEKAKALLTSLGLGEKCGSYPNQLSGGQQQRVAIARALAMDPKVMLFDEPTSALDPEMIKEVLDAIRNLASTGMTMVVVTHEMGFAREICNQIVFMADGKIVEVAPPEKFFTNPQTERAKDFLSKVLNH; encoded by the coding sequence GTGATCCAAATCAATCAGGTCAACAAAAGCTATGGCAGTGTGCACGTCTTGAAGGATATCCAATTGGAAGTGCCACAGTCTCATGTGTACGCACTGATCGGACCGAGTGGCGCTGGAAAAAGCACGCTGATTCGCAGTATCAATGCCTTGGAATCCATTCAGGGTGGAGAGATCATCGTTGATGGTATCTCCGTCCACGACAAGAAGACGAATATCAATCTTTTGCGCTCCGACATCGGTTTTGTGTTTCAATCGTTCAATTTATATCCTCATTTGACTGCCATGGAAAATGTCGCGATCGCTCCGATTCAAGTGAAAAGTGTACCCAAGGTGCAGGCGGAGGAAAAGGCGAAAGCACTACTGACATCACTGGGCTTAGGAGAGAAGTGTGGCTCCTACCCCAATCAGCTTTCCGGTGGACAGCAGCAGCGGGTTGCGATTGCCAGAGCGTTGGCGATGGATCCAAAAGTGATGCTGTTCGATGAACCTACCTCCGCGCTTGATCCTGAGATGATCAAGGAAGTGCTGGATGCCATTCGAAATCTGGCATCGACTGGAATGACGATGGTGGTTGTTACCCACGAGATGGGGTTTGCCCGGGAAATTTGCAATCAGATCGTTTTTATGGCGGATGGAAAGATCGTGGAAGTGGCACCACCTGAAAAGTTCTTTACCAACCCGCAGACGGAGCGAGCCAAAGATTTCCTTTCCAAAGTGTTGAATCACTAG
- a CDS encoding amino acid ABC transporter permease, whose translation MGSAWNVIPQNMGLLLDGLLLTLQLSAFALLVSIPVGVLLGLCRISGNRVVSFLAVSYVEFIRGVPLLVLLFWIYFVLGKFLKLGPFLSGVLGLGLFSAAFIAEIVRAGIQAVPRGQMEAARSSGMTYVQAMRFIILPQALRKVLPPMASQFITLIKDSSLVSVISVVDLTLVAKNLVSTSFRSLEVWSFVAIMYFCVTFFLSQIISALERRYRVSE comes from the coding sequence ATGGGTAGCGCTTGGAATGTGATTCCGCAAAATATGGGTTTACTGTTGGATGGATTGCTGTTAACCCTGCAGCTGTCCGCTTTCGCTCTGCTCGTCAGTATCCCCGTTGGAGTTTTGCTAGGACTGTGCCGGATCTCCGGCAATCGAGTCGTTTCTTTTCTGGCAGTCAGTTATGTGGAATTTATCCGTGGTGTTCCCTTGCTGGTCTTGCTGTTCTGGATTTATTTTGTACTCGGAAAATTCCTGAAGCTGGGACCCTTCTTGTCTGGGGTCCTGGGCTTGGGACTTTTTTCAGCAGCGTTTATTGCAGAGATCGTTCGCGCGGGCATTCAGGCAGTGCCCAGAGGACAGATGGAGGCGGCGCGTTCATCGGGCATGACTTACGTGCAGGCGATGCGTTTTATCATTTTGCCTCAGGCGTTGCGTAAAGTATTGCCGCCAATGGCTTCTCAATTTATTACGCTGATCAAGGACTCCTCCCTAGTATCCGTCATTTCAGTGGTCGATTTGACGCTGGTGGCGAAAAATCTGGTATCGACGTCTTTCCGATCACTTGAAGTATGGAGCTTTGTGGCCATCATGTACTTCTGTGTCACGTTTTTCTTATCTCAAATCATTAGTGCGTTGGAGCGGCGATATCGGGTGTCCGAGTAA
- a CDS encoding transporter substrate-binding domain-containing protein, producing the protein MRKWMFLCVALLLMIMTGCSQEAGTGVSGPSTIQKVIDKKKLVIGTSSGYFPFEMKDKEGKFVGYDMDLGTAMANALKVEVEFKDFSDFGGLIPALQTGDIDMVISGMTIRGDRALAVSFSDPYYSSGQVVMVPKKDSTTQSWKDLDQPGKKISVGQGTTGALLAKQLFKNAQVMDFDGFTNAALAVKQGQADALIFDEPGVRVFEIMNADSVRGVYEVLSSENLGIALPLNDQATIQWVNSFLASYRNGLDDQTSTNKWFKSNEWINQVQQQ; encoded by the coding sequence ATGAGAAAATGGATGTTTTTATGCGTAGCGTTGTTGCTGATGATCATGACAGGATGTTCCCAAGAGGCTGGAACAGGCGTGAGTGGTCCTTCTACGATCCAGAAAGTAATCGACAAAAAGAAACTAGTCATCGGTACTTCCAGTGGTTATTTCCCTTTTGAAATGAAGGATAAGGAAGGGAAGTTCGTAGGTTATGACATGGATTTGGGCACAGCGATGGCTAATGCCTTGAAGGTAGAAGTAGAGTTCAAAGATTTTAGCGATTTTGGCGGCTTGATTCCTGCGCTGCAGACAGGTGACATCGATATGGTTATCTCTGGGATGACCATTCGTGGGGACCGCGCGCTGGCCGTGAGTTTTTCTGACCCGTATTATTCATCTGGACAAGTCGTCATGGTTCCGAAAAAAGACAGTACAACACAAAGCTGGAAGGATCTGGACCAGCCAGGCAAAAAGATTTCGGTAGGACAAGGAACGACGGGTGCTTTGTTGGCCAAGCAACTGTTTAAAAACGCGCAAGTCATGGACTTCGATGGCTTTACGAATGCCGCTTTGGCCGTCAAACAAGGTCAAGCCGATGCGCTCATTTTTGACGAGCCGGGCGTTCGCGTTTTTGAAATCATGAACGCTGATTCTGTCAGAGGCGTATATGAAGTGCTATCTTCTGAGAACCTGGGGATTGCTTTGCCGCTGAATGATCAAGCGACAATCCAATGGGTGAACTCCTTCTTGGCTTCGTATCGCAATGGTCTGGACGATCAGACCTCCACGAACAAATGGTTCAAATCAAATGAGTGGATCAATCAAGTGCAACAACAGTAA